The stretch of DNA GGCCGCTCAGCGGATGCTCAAGAGCATGCGTCAAATGGAGCAGCCCGTTGTCGAAAGCGACGCCGGCAATCAGCGAGGCATACAGCAAATGATAGCGGGCTGCCAGGTCGCCGGGATCTTTTCTTGCCTGCGGCAAGTAGCGGGCCACAATGTCGATGGTCTCTTTCGCCAGGCTGACGGCCAGCGGGTTTCCCGCCTTGGTGGTAGCCGCCTCAATCACATGATTGACCGCATCTACGGAAACATACGATGTCTGATCAGGCGGCAATAAGGTCATGAGCGCAGGGTCATCAATCGAATACAGCGGATAGATACAATCGAAAGCGAGTACCGGTTTGAATTCTTTCTCCGGAATGGTAATAACGGCGAACCGGTCAACTTCAGTGCCTGTGCCGTGGGTCAAATTGACGGCAATGACCGGCACGGCTTTTTCCACGGAAAATTTAAATTCGCAAAGGTCCCGCGCCGTTTGGTCAGGATAGGCAAGCAGAATGGCGACCCCTTTGCCGGCGTCAATCGGGCTGCCGCCGCCAATGGCAATAACCGCCGTCGCCCCAAAATCCCGGGCGATTTTCACAGCTTCATCCACTTGGTCCGCAGTGGGATTGGGAGTAATTTTATTATATACGACGTAACCGATCCCCTTTTCATCAAGAGCCTTTTTCACGACATCCCAGGCGCCTGATTTGATATACGAGCCCTTGCCGGTTACAACCACTGCCTTCTTGATCCCCCGGCCGGTAAGCGCAGCGGCGATATCACTCATCTTGTTGATTGCGCCTGCGCCCAAATAGGTCGTTGTTTTGGTGCGGACCTCTGCCACCTGATGAATGTCAATCTCTCGTTCCCACATATGGATCCCCTCCCCAATAAAAGTTGCGCCTTGAATTTCAAGACATTCTTATGTTATGCAAGTATTATGCCATTGCCTGATATGAATACAAACTGTCTCCCGGCCTCATGGCATGCCATACCCCGCATATAACACACCTCTGCCTGTCTGCACCGTCAGCAGAAAAACTTTTGTGGCATATGTACTGTCATCATAGTTATAACACAATTATAACATATCCGTTACATAAAAGTAACAAATATGTTATATAAAGGAATTCTTTAAATGAAAATTTGCTGCCTTCGGTTATTGAACCAACAGAATTTTTNCGCCTGCTTACCCGGCGGTCAGCCAATCTCTCCCACGATGGCTTTCTCGGCAAACAGCGCCGGCGTGCCGCCGCTGTGTAAAAATACCACCCTGCTGCCGCGGCGGATTCTGCCATCGGCGATATGCCGGAGCAGTCCGGCAAAGGCCTTGCCGGTATAGACGGGGTCCAGAAGTATTCCCTCGGTTTCCGCCAGCAGGCGGATGGCGGCCGTGGCGGCGGCGTTGGGGATCTCGTAGCCCGGCGGATAAAAGTCGTGGTCAACGTCAATATCGGCTGCGGTTACCGGAACTGACAGGCCCAGATTCGCCAAAGTCCCACTGCTAAGCGTCAGCAGCTTCGGCAAATAGTCGGCGCCTTTTTCGCCGACAGCAACCGAAACAATCTGCAGGGAAGACCCCAGCAGCTTTTTGCCGGCCACCAGCCCGGCCAGAGTGCCGCCGGAACCGGTGGCATGGAATAAATAATCGCCTGCTGCGCCGCTGTCCGCCAGTTGAGCCGCCGTATACATCTCACACCTGCTTTCTTTAAATCGAGAAGCTCCAGCGCGGCAATATCCGCTCCAGAAACTGCTTGGTCCGCTCTTCCTTCGGCTGCGTGAAAATTTCCTGGGGACTGCCTTCTTCCACGATCACGCCGCCGTCCATAAATACGATGTGATTGGCGATATCACTGGCAAACGACATTTCATGGG from Acetonema longum DSM 6540 encodes:
- a CDS encoding iron-containing alcohol dehydrogenase; this encodes MWEREIDIHQVAEVRTKTTTYLGAGAINKMSDIAAALTGRGIKKAVVVTGKGSYIKSGAWDVVKKALDEKGIGYVVYNKITPNPTADQVDEAVKIARDFGATAVIAIGGGSPIDAGKGVAILLAYPDQTARDLCEFKFSVEKAVPVIAVNLTHGTGTEVDRFAVITIPEKEFKPVLAFDCIYPLYSIDDPALMTLLPPDQTSYVSVDAVNHVIEAATTKAGNPLAVSLAKETIDIVARYLPQARKDPGDLAARYHLLYASLIAGVAFDNGLLHLTHALEHPLSGLKPELAHGLGLGILLPAVVKQIYPAKAGILAAILAPLVPGLQGTPDEAAQAHDGLKKWLKQVGIKQHLTEEGFTAKDIDRLVELAFDTPSLGLLLSMAPVEASRDVVRTIYEDSL
- a CDS encoding 1-aminocyclopropane-1-carboxylate deaminase/D-cysteine desulfhydrase; the protein is MYTAAQLADSGAAGDYLFHATGSGGTLAGLVAGKKLLGSSLQIVSVAVGEKGADYLPKLLTLSSGTLANLGLSVPVTAADIDVDHDFYPPGYEIPNAAATAAIRLLAETEGILLDPVYTGKAFAGLLRHIADGRIRRGSRVVFLHSGGTPALFAEKAIVGEIG